The DNA segment CGCCCAGGCCAACGGCATGCGCCTGTTCTGGGGCCTCTATGACCCCGGCGACTGGGCCCAGAACGCCGCGCACGCGCTTGCGCTCAATCGTGAGTTCATGAAGGAAGTGAACGAGCAGTTCGGCGATCATCCGGCGTTCGCCGGCTGGTATATCACGTTTGAATTGTCGCGCGATGACCCCGCGCAGGTAGACCTTGTCAGGGCCGCCGGCCAGCACGCGAAGTCGCTAAAGCCGGACGCGCCCACGCTCATCTCGCCCTACATCGCGGGTCCCAAGGCGCCCCCGGGCCAGTCCTGCATTTCGCGCGAGCAGCATGCGGACGAATGGCGTTCGATTTTCGCCCGCATCCGGGATTGCATCGACATCGTCGCTTTCCAGGATGGCCACATCGATTACCTCGACCTGCCGGAGTATCTTGGCACGAATCTGCGTCTGGCGCGCGAGGCGGGCATGACCTGCTGGTCCAACGTGGAAACTTTCGATCGCGACATGCCGATCAAGTTTCCGCCGATCGACTGGCGAAAGCTCGAGTACAAGATCGACGCCGCACGCGAGGCGGGCATGGACAAGCTGATCACGTTCGAGTTCTCGCACTTCCTGAGCCCGCACTCGATGTATCCCAGCGCGCACACGTTGTTTCGTCGCTACTGCGAGCGGTTTGGCATCGAGATCTCGCCGGCGATCCCGCTCAGCAAGGATGAAGCATGATGGGCAGACACCCGCGCGGATTGACCCGGGCGCGGTTCCAGTCCGCGTGAACGTCCGATAATCTCGGAACTATATAACGTTCGAATTCAAGAAAACAAGTATAGGAAGGCTGCAGGGCCATCTGTATAATGACGAACATGAGGTCGTCGTACCGGCATCGGGCGACAGTGCCCTAGGAGGAAAGTGCTATGTTTCGACGGTTTGCTGCGCTCACGTTGGTGGGGATCGCTGTTACTGCATCGGCCTTCGCGGCCGGCACCGTTTCGTTCATCCTCGAATCGCCCCAGGCCGGCACGAATGTGCCCCCCGGCGCGACCATCGACTGGACCATCAAGGTCAGCGTCTCCACCGGCGACAACGTCGGCCTGGCGCTGTTCGCCTGCGACCTGACGCAGGACGCCGCCAACCCCGAAAAGTTTGATCTGCCGTACGGCAACGCCGCCTCGATTCCCGCCGCACTGGCCAAGTTCAACCGCCCGCTCGGCATCACCAATCCCGGCGAAGCCGGCAACCCGTCCGGCTACGTCGGCGTGCAGCGCGGCACCGCCGGCGCGAAGAACCTGGTTCAGATCGGCGGCGCCCAGAACACGTTCGGCACCGCGATGGCCTCGGGCTCGGGCATTGCTGAGAACGCGGTCGTGACCGGCGGCATCGGCCAGAGCGGCCAGCAGATCGTGCTGTCCGGTTCGTTTACGGCCCCGGCGACCACGGGCGCTTACACCTTCCGCCTGGAGAACGCCCTGGCGAACGTGTTGACCAGCGTGGCGACGCCGCCGGCGTATTCGCCGGTGACGGCGGCGACTGTGAATGTCGCCGGTGCGAGCTTCACGTTCAACGTTCAGTCGGCGCCCGCGTACTGCCTGGGGGACCTGAACTGTGACGGTCTGGTGAGCTTCGCGGACATCAACCCGTTCGTCTTGTACTTGTCGAACTACGCGTCGTGGCAGACGACGTACGCGGGCTGCAATCCGAAGAACGGCGACATCAATGATGACGGCGTGTATCCGGGCTTCGGCGACATCAACCCGTTCGTGACACTGCTGAGCACGAGCTCGCTGCCGATCACCTGCCCGTAACGGCGGGCGCGACGTAGCACTTGAGCGTTGTTCACACACGCAGGCCGGCGAGTCATCGTCGGCCTGCGTTCTTGTTGTGTGGCCGTGGTGGGCTTACGAGCTCCGACGGGCCCGTGTGTGTGAGTAGCGCACTTCGTAGATGTTACCACGTCGGAGCACGCGCCCGATCGTCCGCCAGAGGATCGTGAGGTCGGTCCGCAAACTGAGCGACTCAACGTACGCGACGTCGAATTCGAGTTTGTCCTCGATCGTCAGACCACCCCGTCCGTGCACCTGCGCTAGTCCGGTCAGGCCGGGCCGGACGAGCAGTCGCCCGCGCTGCCGGGCATTCCACTCCGCCGCCTGTTGGAGGTAGAGCGGACGTGGTCCCACGAGTGACATTTCGCCGCGCAGCACGTTCAGAATCTGCGGCAGTTCATCGAGGCTGGTCTCGCGAAGCCAGCGGCCGACGGGAGTCAGACGCGGGTCGGCGCCGTGCTGCGGCGAATCACCGAAAGGGTCGACGCCGGGTCGCATCGTGCGGAATTTCAGGAGCGTAAACGGTCGCGCGCGCTGGCCGGCGCGCGTCTGGCGGAAAACAGCCGGGTGGCCATCGCGGCGAACCAGGGCGGCAATGATCAGCAGCAGGGGCGCCAGGGCGACACATGCCACGCACGCAGCGTACCAATCGATCCAGGCTTTGAGCCGCAGGTAAGAAGGTGGGGCCGGGCAGCGTACGGGTGTGGCGAACGAGTCCGCGCAGCTCATGGCGGCAGTGTAACCGGGACCGCCGCGGGATCGTAGCCCCGTACGATGGCCGGCGCTATGACAGTCCCGGAACATCGCGCGGCCGCCGCGCTGGCCGGCCAATGCGGGCAGGCGTCGGCGGTCGGCCCCGCGCGTACCTTTTCGGCGGAGGGGGTTGCAGGACGGGGGCGGGCGCTGTAAGAATATTGGTTGCCTGCCGCGGTAGCATCCGGCCGCGCATGCGGGTGTAGCTCAGTGGTAGAGCGTCACGTTGCCAACGTGAATGTCGTGGGTTCGAGCCCCATCACCCGCTTTCTCCCAAGTCACACCGAACGCATTCCTTAGCGCACCTGCCGGCGTGGGGCAGCGCGAACTGAAACGCAGCCAACTCCTGTAATTAGCGGATTGCAGGGATTCGGAGGATCGCGCGACGGCCCGTGCTTT comes from the Phycisphaerae bacterium genome and includes:
- a CDS encoding DUF4434 domain-containing protein; amino-acid sequence: MSVGSVRNGAPEHSREYETVRITGTFLDEITHDIPSQNWGPEEWAADFDVMRQIGIDTVIIIRAGYQHQAIFNAWSLFEHRPMLPVRENLGQLFLDLAQANGMRLFWGLYDPGDWAQNAAHALALNREFMKEVNEQFGDHPAFAGWYITFELSRDDPAQVDLVRAAGQHAKSLKPDAPTLISPYIAGPKAPPGQSCISREQHADEWRSIFARIRDCIDIVAFQDGHIDYLDLPEYLGTNLRLAREAGMTCWSNVETFDRDMPIKFPPIDWRKLEYKIDAAREAGMDKLITFEFSHFLSPHSMYPSAHTLFRRYCERFGIEISPAIPLSKDEA
- a CDS encoding sugar transferase; the encoded protein is MSCADSFATPVRCPAPPSYLRLKAWIDWYAACVACVALAPLLLIIAALVRRDGHPAVFRQTRAGQRARPFTLLKFRTMRPGVDPFGDSPQHGADPRLTPVGRWLRETSLDELPQILNVLRGEMSLVGPRPLYLQQAAEWNARQRGRLLVRPGLTGLAQVHGRGGLTIEDKLEFDVAYVESLSLRTDLTILWRTIGRVLRRGNIYEVRYSHTRARRSS